In one window of Paracoccus saliphilus DNA:
- a CDS encoding SDR family oxidoreductase yields the protein MTDKVCLIVGGGRGMGAATAREMYGRGYKLALMSPSTSCEELAAELGGVARRGKAENAEDIQGIFDLAMGAWSRVDAVLIHVGGPPKGDLLEISEQDWDKANAMVIKPVIRMAKLVTPVMEKQGGGSIVNITTFSAFEPSLIFPTSSVYRAGVSSFTKLYSDRYGPSNIRMNCILPGFTDSLDLPQKYADMSALGRLGHAKEQGKAAAFLLSEDSSYITGQSLRVDGGVTRAM from the coding sequence ATGACCGACAAGGTATGCCTCATCGTCGGTGGGGGGCGCGGCATGGGTGCCGCGACCGCCCGAGAAATGTATGGACGTGGCTACAAGCTGGCCTTGATGTCCCCGTCGACAAGTTGCGAAGAACTGGCCGCCGAACTCGGCGGCGTCGCGCGTCGCGGCAAAGCCGAGAATGCCGAGGACATACAAGGCATCTTCGATCTAGCCATGGGCGCATGGAGCCGCGTCGACGCGGTGCTGATCCATGTCGGCGGACCGCCCAAGGGGGACCTTCTGGAGATTTCCGAACAGGATTGGGATAAGGCGAACGCGATGGTCATCAAGCCGGTGATCCGCATGGCTAAACTGGTCACGCCAGTGATGGAGAAACAGGGCGGCGGCTCGATCGTGAACATCACAACATTCTCAGCCTTCGAGCCCTCGCTGATCTTCCCGACGTCCAGCGTCTACCGCGCCGGGGTCTCCTCCTTCACAAAGCTCTACTCTGATCGCTATGGCCCCTCAAACATCCGCATGAACTGCATCCTGCCGGGCTTCACTGACAGCCTCGATCTTCCGCAGAAATACGCGGACATGTCCGCCTTGGGACGCCTTGGCCACGCTAAGGAGCAGGGCAAGGCTGCAGCCTTCCTGCTATCGGAGGACTCGAGCTACATCACCGGCCAGAGCCTCCGGGTCGACGGCGGCGTGACGCGGGCGATGTGA
- a CDS encoding aldehyde dehydrogenase family protein — protein sequence MRDQIYIDGRYVASASGEMFDVIDPSNREVFHRVPAGNAEDIDRAVRAARRAFDAGPWPRMSGVERAAVLRKMGDEIAARISEIARIEVQDNGKPLPEAVWDIEDTAGVFHYYADLAERFDQEAEQKVELGMEGFSSKAVKEPVGVAGAIIPWNFPLLMAAWKVAPALAAGCTVVLKPSELTPVSALELGGIAERAGLPAGCLNIITGFGSDAGAPLTEHPLVDKLAFTGSVPTGSRIMAMAAKDIKTLSLELGGKSPLVIFADTPIEDAVEWILFGIFWNQGEVCSATSRVLIEERAFEALMERLVAEAQKIRIGHGLEDGVLLGPLVSPVQHEKVLNWIETGKKEARLVTGGGVPPGLEGGCYVEPTIFADVPEEATIWTEEIFGPVVCVKTFRTEEEAIRLANNTRFGLAAAVMSDDLDRANRVARAFRAGIVWINCSQPTFTEAPWGGYKQSGLGRELGEWGLNNYLEVKQVTTWDRHRPWGWYLKE from the coding sequence ATGAGGGATCAAATATACATCGACGGCAGGTATGTCGCATCAGCCTCGGGCGAGATGTTCGACGTCATCGACCCTTCGAACCGTGAGGTGTTCCACCGGGTGCCGGCCGGCAACGCCGAAGATATTGACCGCGCCGTGAGGGCCGCGCGCCGTGCCTTCGACGCGGGCCCCTGGCCACGCATGTCGGGCGTCGAGCGCGCCGCAGTACTGCGCAAGATGGGCGACGAGATCGCCGCGCGCATCAGCGAGATCGCGCGCATCGAGGTACAGGACAACGGCAAGCCGCTGCCCGAGGCCGTCTGGGACATCGAGGACACGGCGGGCGTCTTCCACTACTACGCCGACCTCGCTGAGCGCTTCGACCAAGAGGCGGAGCAGAAAGTCGAACTGGGCATGGAGGGCTTCAGTTCGAAGGCCGTGAAAGAACCCGTTGGCGTCGCGGGTGCAATCATCCCATGGAATTTCCCTCTACTGATGGCCGCGTGGAAGGTCGCCCCGGCCCTCGCTGCGGGATGCACGGTGGTGCTCAAACCCTCGGAACTGACTCCGGTCAGTGCGTTGGAACTCGGCGGGATCGCTGAGCGTGCCGGCCTGCCTGCCGGATGCCTGAACATCATCACGGGCTTTGGCTCCGACGCTGGTGCACCCCTGACCGAGCATCCGTTGGTCGACAAGCTCGCCTTCACCGGCTCGGTGCCGACGGGATCGCGGATCATGGCGATGGCGGCGAAGGATATCAAGACTCTGAGCCTCGAACTTGGCGGCAAATCCCCGCTAGTGATCTTCGCCGATACGCCCATTGAGGACGCCGTAGAATGGATCCTCTTCGGCATCTTCTGGAACCAAGGCGAGGTCTGCTCCGCCACTTCCCGCGTGCTGATCGAGGAGCGCGCGTTTGAAGCGCTGATGGAGCGCCTTGTCGCGGAGGCGCAGAAGATCAGGATCGGCCACGGGCTGGAGGACGGGGTCCTACTCGGCCCGCTCGTCAGCCCTGTGCAGCACGAGAAGGTGCTTAACTGGATCGAGACGGGAAAGAAAGAAGCCAGACTCGTCACTGGTGGTGGTGTGCCCCCGGGCCTCGAAGGCGGCTGCTATGTGGAGCCGACGATCTTCGCCGACGTGCCCGAGGAAGCGACGATCTGGACCGAAGAAATCTTCGGGCCCGTCGTTTGCGTGAAGACCTTCCGGACCGAGGAGGAGGCCATCCGCCTTGCAAACAACACACGCTTCGGCTTGGCTGCGGCGGTCATGTCGGACGACCTCGATCGCGCAAACCGCGTGGCAAGGGCATTCCGTGCAGGGATCGTCTGGATTAACTGTTCGCAGCCCACATTCACCGAAGCGCCTTGGGGTGGCTACAAGCAATCCGGCCTCGGCCGTGAGCTCGGCGAATGGGGCTTAAACAACTATCTTGAAGTCAAGCAGGTCACGACTTGGGACCGTCACAGGCCCTGGGGTTGGTATCTGAAGGAGTAA
- a CDS encoding proline racemase family protein, translated as MRWSRMLQTVDVHCAGEIGRVITGGVLNVPGVTMTAKLHHLNHVDDSLRRFLCSEPRAAPAGSFCLLVPATVPEADMGLIILQPDQAHAMSGSNAMCAATAVLETGMVPMIEPETVITFDTAAGLVSATCACVGGKVTSVAIGMPPAFVAVRGATIETRAWGAVTYDLCFGGVFYALVDATELDLTLTPENAREIATKGVALRNLIAPACAAKHPTVPELDGLAYVMFRANDPDGAIRTCTTLRPGRADRSPCGTGSNANMAVRHAAGIARPGDRIVSRSIIGGEFVTEFIEETTVGDVPAALSRISGQCWIYAITQIGLDPTDPFPEGFTLSDTWGG; from the coding sequence ATGCGCTGGTCAAGAATGCTTCAGACGGTGGACGTGCATTGCGCGGGCGAGATCGGTCGCGTGATCACCGGGGGAGTCCTGAACGTCCCCGGCGTCACCATGACCGCGAAACTACATCACCTGAACCACGTGGACGATAGCCTGCGCCGGTTCCTGTGTTCCGAACCCCGTGCCGCGCCGGCGGGGTCGTTCTGCCTTCTGGTGCCGGCGACGGTGCCGGAGGCCGACATGGGTCTTATCATCCTGCAACCAGATCAGGCGCATGCCATGTCTGGTTCGAACGCTATGTGTGCCGCCACGGCAGTGCTCGAGACCGGCATGGTGCCTATGATTGAGCCGGAAACCGTGATCACCTTCGATACTGCCGCCGGGTTGGTAAGCGCCACCTGCGCCTGCGTAGGCGGCAAGGTAACGAGCGTCGCAATCGGCATGCCGCCCGCCTTCGTCGCGGTACGCGGGGCGACGATCGAGACCAGGGCTTGGGGTGCCGTCACTTATGATCTCTGTTTCGGTGGTGTCTTCTACGCGCTGGTCGACGCCACGGAACTGGACCTGACGCTGACACCCGAGAACGCGCGGGAGATTGCGACCAAGGGCGTCGCGCTGCGCAACCTCATCGCGCCGGCCTGCGCGGCCAAGCATCCGACCGTGCCGGAGCTTGATGGCCTTGCCTACGTGATGTTCCGCGCAAACGACCCTGACGGGGCGATCCGGACCTGCACAACCCTGCGCCCAGGGCGGGCCGACCGGTCGCCCTGCGGCACTGGGTCGAACGCGAACATGGCGGTGCGGCATGCCGCTGGCATAGCGCGGCCGGGTGACCGGATTGTGTCACGCTCGATCATCGGCGGAGAGTTCGTGACCGAGTTCATCGAGGAAACGACCGTCGGAGATGTACCCGCCGCGCTTAGCCGGATCTCGGGCCAGTGCTGGATCTATGCGATAACGCAGATCGGCCTCGACCCGACTGACCCTTTCCCGGAGGGGTTCACCCTCTCCGACACCTGGGGCGGCTGA
- a CDS encoding cobalamin-dependent protein (Presence of a B(12) (cobalamin)-binding domain implies dependence on cobalamin itself, in one of its several forms, or in some unusual lineages, dependence on a cobalamin-like analog.), with protein sequence MAKDWPLGRSAFMEATGFASEVEYKTSVTSRVMQHAVIGFRSVDRTLEALKQVHGTCEEQGVTVDRFGIILDWSMGYPQALREKATRGTGIVLSGPDDFARFTGAAHASMHFGDFMLGLPGALDNTKAAIAAGATALGNLGQYFTFRLPGWDDDVATTEATVTALGLIAAQNGAVLVHSNIDDGFAGLFQDMCCSFGMVLVEKHLIEGLIGAPLGHCYGHHFSDPLSRMAFQAALASVSTTPGTMIYGNTVGYQSTEAGNYASLSSYLLPDIMALGRWPTGHAVNPVPVTENQRIPDVSEIIDAQIFAHRLNQHAPKHAALVNWTVVEDLAERMVSGGRRFASNLLSGLEALGIDMDDPAQIFIAIRRLGPRALEANFGPGLLTDSFRTPEIRAEWAYELDEMAEDWLATRGEVGLLKGAALKVCVGTSDVHEHGKYLVERALTGLGVEACDGGVSVDAEVLVERALSFRADAIAISTYNGVARRYVADVRNALAEKGSELPVLVGGMLNEVPLDSNSDLPIDVSTDIAALGAIPCADLDDMLTTLNEMVRR encoded by the coding sequence ATGGCCAAAGATTGGCCCCTCGGACGTTCGGCTTTCATGGAAGCCACAGGCTTTGCCTCAGAAGTTGAGTACAAAACCTCCGTTACATCTCGTGTCATGCAGCACGCTGTCATAGGCTTTCGAAGCGTTGACCGCACGCTAGAAGCATTAAAGCAGGTACACGGCACCTGTGAAGAACAAGGCGTGACAGTGGATCGGTTTGGAATCATCCTCGATTGGTCGATGGGGTATCCGCAGGCATTGCGCGAAAAGGCCACCCGGGGCACGGGGATCGTCCTGTCTGGCCCTGACGATTTTGCACGCTTCACGGGTGCTGCCCATGCCTCGATGCACTTTGGCGATTTCATGTTGGGCCTACCAGGCGCGCTCGACAATACGAAGGCCGCGATTGCTGCTGGAGCAACCGCCCTCGGCAACTTAGGACAGTATTTCACTTTTCGCCTTCCTGGCTGGGACGATGATGTAGCTACGACGGAGGCGACCGTAACCGCACTTGGCCTTATCGCGGCCCAAAATGGTGCAGTATTGGTCCACTCCAACATTGATGACGGATTTGCCGGCCTATTTCAGGATATGTGCTGTAGCTTCGGAATGGTTTTGGTAGAGAAACACCTTATTGAAGGTCTAATCGGTGCACCGCTGGGACATTGTTACGGCCACCATTTCTCTGACCCATTATCGCGTATGGCCTTCCAGGCGGCATTGGCGTCTGTCAGCACCACACCTGGCACCATGATCTACGGCAACACCGTGGGTTATCAGTCCACCGAGGCCGGGAACTACGCTAGTCTTTCCAGCTACCTTCTACCGGACATTATGGCCTTGGGTCGATGGCCCACAGGACACGCTGTCAACCCGGTTCCAGTGACCGAAAACCAGCGCATCCCTGATGTGAGTGAGATCATCGACGCACAAATTTTCGCTCACCGGCTCAATCAACATGCACCGAAGCACGCGGCTTTGGTGAACTGGACGGTCGTTGAGGATTTGGCTGAACGGATGGTTTCTGGTGGCCGTCGCTTTGCAAGCAATCTGCTGTCGGGTCTTGAAGCGTTAGGCATCGATATGGACGATCCCGCCCAAATCTTTATTGCTATTCGCCGTCTTGGCCCGCGAGCGCTAGAAGCCAACTTCGGCCCCGGCCTGCTCACCGACTCATTTCGAACTCCCGAAATTCGTGCGGAATGGGCTTACGAGCTGGACGAGATGGCCGAGGACTGGCTCGCCACTCGGGGCGAAGTTGGTTTGCTCAAAGGAGCTGCTCTGAAGGTATGTGTCGGCACCTCCGACGTTCACGAGCACGGCAAGTATCTGGTCGAACGCGCCCTCACTGGCCTTGGTGTCGAGGCATGCGACGGCGGCGTTTCCGTTGATGCGGAAGTTCTTGTGGAGCGCGCACTGTCGTTCAGGGCCGACGCAATCGCCATATCCACCTACAATGGTGTTGCTCGTAGATATGTTGCTGATGTTCGAAATGCTCTTGCCGAAAAAGGGAGCGAACTGCCCGTCTTGGTTGGCGGTATGCTCAACGAAGTCCCACTAGACTCGAACTCGGACTTACCCATCGATGTCTCAACTGACATCGCAGCGTTGGGCGCGATTCCGTGCGCTGACTTGGATGACATGCTGACAACACTGAATGAAATGGTAAGGAGATAA
- a CDS encoding pyrroline-5-carboxylate reductase: MSSPSCIGFIGTGTITAHIVRGLKNSNLRDRPITLSPRSKKIAQELARDFKRVEVAKTNQAVIDRADIIILAVRPQIAKDVLRPISFSREIPIISLMATLPIETLRGWTSASRICRAIPLPFVERRCDVIPVFPPLPEAIEIFNALGQALPVTDLTSFDAYASGSALMATYFGMIESTVAWMEAQGIPEMNAATYIGALFSNLSATLAENPTSVSTLRDAHATQGGLNEQLHQEFKAYGGEDAIKAGLEAILKRIKAASPT; encoded by the coding sequence ATGAGTTCACCCTCCTGTATTGGCTTCATCGGGACTGGTACGATAACCGCACACATAGTTCGAGGATTAAAAAATTCGAACTTGAGAGACCGGCCAATTACCTTGTCACCAAGGAGTAAAAAAATTGCACAAGAATTGGCTCGGGACTTTAAAAGGGTTGAAGTCGCAAAGACTAATCAGGCGGTGATAGACCGTGCAGATATTATCATTCTTGCCGTCCGTCCCCAGATAGCGAAAGATGTCCTGCGACCGATATCCTTTTCCCGTGAAATTCCAATAATAAGCCTCATGGCCACGTTACCGATAGAGACACTACGTGGCTGGACTAGCGCGTCCCGTATTTGCCGTGCGATCCCTTTGCCCTTCGTTGAGCGTCGCTGCGATGTTATCCCTGTATTTCCACCTCTTCCCGAAGCTATAGAAATCTTCAACGCCCTTGGGCAAGCCTTACCGGTTACTGATCTTACGTCTTTTGACGCATACGCCTCCGGTAGCGCGTTGATGGCCACATATTTTGGAATGATTGAAAGCACAGTTGCGTGGATGGAGGCGCAAGGGATTCCTGAAATGAACGCTGCGACCTACATTGGAGCTCTTTTCTCCAATCTCTCAGCGACACTAGCTGAAAACCCTACTTCTGTCTCAACACTTCGCGATGCCCATGCCACTCAAGGTGGGCTGAACGAACAGTTGCATCAAGAATTCAAGGCTTACGGCGGTGAAGATGCAATTAAAGCTGGTCTAGAGGCGATATTAAAGCGAATCAAAGCCGCTTCACCAACATAA